Proteins encoded together in one Lathyrus oleraceus cultivar Zhongwan6 chromosome 5, CAAS_Psat_ZW6_1.0, whole genome shotgun sequence window:
- the LOC127085938 gene encoding transcription elongation factor SPT6 homolog isoform X4 — MARVRKKSTPEEDEQEKILRKGKRKLASTVDDDDEEDMDEFEVDGFLVGSDEDKEDSGEEDNPKQTQKKKKRKRSSKNIVLDDDDLELIRENKKKMNDGKLKRLKKTGKVTEPMEQSSDDEGSLNDLFEDVTDDSEDDMSDFIVDEEPAIYGKGDSLRPKKFKGMKHSSSLSKEAKHRSGKSGNDPKNMDVAGEGNSVADSDLPERIQMIEDIVGSIPVDRMSIEEESSWILRQLESNINPFFSEAKSCGLGDSVNREDIVRFLELYHIKKYDIPFIAMYRKEQCPSLLRDGKQDDSESTLLNDGEGKPKLNWHKILWIIKELDIKWLHLQKRKSMLQRYYNKHFEDECQMSFLAEESSFHKQIFDSITNMLEKAETEKEIDDVDMKFNLYFPPADEFLSSGYKRPLMKTYYSDCRKAGLSSLARKIGNPEKFSSLVTLNRVGVASEEDPEESPEEMAAIYTCETFRTSEAVLKGARHMASLMLSCEIPFRKHVRSIFMDKALVSTSPTLKGNIAIDSFHEFAGFKWLKDKPLLKFEDSQWLLIQKGEEEELLKVEIKLPDDAVKELLAIFNDAYLKDSEGTSTQLWNEQRKSIVQDTISSILLPSMEKEARALLNAKAKICSLMKYGMQFWNRISVAPYLNNDNAAAQERGVVACCWGNGKPGTTFVMLDSKGELVDIMHAGSLTLRSQNVNDQQRRKSDQKCVLKFLTIHRPKVIVLGAANATCIRLKEDINEIISMMSEDNFQDVSQEMNGLPAVVLGDEGLPHLYEESEISMSQFPRQYGIVKRAVALGRYLLNPLAMVATLCGVNKEVLSWKLNPLERFLSSDEKMEMIEWIMIDITNQVGIDINMGIRHDWLLAPLLFVSGLGPTKAGVLHRELLGGTDVRNRKDLAKFGLNTKRVFCNAVGFLQVSGDDPNFIDTAGNILDRTRIHPESYSLAEELAKAVVTIHYADANDTQVNAIECIQNEPKLLESFDLNEYADRMETEKGEYKRVTLFDMKMELVHGFNDPRSPYQEPTQEDEFYMVTGETGVALIEGERVQATVRRVLARQAFCVLESGISGVLFKEDFSDDIGDIPLTEKLREGVVLKCKIKLIDKSRCQVNLTCKVSELKSVGDQSFRDMDPYYCQGNFDLLSKQESTDKKDVNKNFLSRKISHPHFQNITADQAKEFLAEKIVGEFIFHPSSRGLCYLTLSLKFFDALYVHKDILEGEKSDDMNSLVELGRTLKVGDEIFESIDKVIELYVNPLVVHLKDLINFRKFKKGTKAEVDELLKHEKEEYPNRIPYGIGISFEHPGVFILSYIRSTNPHHEYIALHPKGFKFRKQIFNNVEQLMAYFQNHINDNVARANDQSKDYNDSGGGRGRGRGRGGGGGSCYKCGESGHMARECTQEGGGGGGGGRGGGGGTCYKCGESGHMARECTQEGGGGGGRGGGGTCYKCGESGHMARECTQEGGGGGGRGGGGTCYKCGESGHMARECTQEGGGGGGRGGGGGGACYKCGESGHMARECTQEGGGGGGRGGGSCYKCGESGHMARECTQEGGGGGGWSSSGGRRGGRGRGRGRGSSYSSFSHDDSVDVNDGGGFGTSNGGSGWGGTGGGSGWGGSGGKSWGGNSTNEESNPEKGGWGVTAADNGGSGNDNSGWSSAHGKNATSSGGESGWGATGGKSWGGNSSNKESNTTEGGWGVTTGSGNETGGTSWGGNSTNKESNATKGGWGVTTGSGNEIGGKSWGGNSTNKESNTAVGSWGVMAGSGNETGGKSWGGNSTNNESNTTGGGWGVTTGSGNETGGKSWGENSTNKESNAAVGGWGVTAGSGNETGGKSWGGNSTNNESNTTGGGWGVMAGSGNETGGKSWGGTSTNNESNTTGGGWGVTAASGNETGGKSWGGNSTNKESNTTEGGWGVTTGSGNETGGKSWGGNSTNKESNTTGGWGVTTGSGNQDSGWSSGHWKNAAPSGGESGWGGTNGGSGWGGTGGSGGKSWGGSSTYEENNTAEGGGSGYGGGGGRGSGRGGGACFKCGESGHMARDCTQEGGGGRGGGGRGGGRGGGACFKCGESGHMARDCTQEGGGGGRGGGRGGGACFKCGESGHMSRECTQNGGGGGGGWGGGGRGGGRGGGVCFKCGESGHMARECTQEGGGGGGRGSGGGGACFKCGESGHMARECTQEGGSGGGGGGRYGGGGGGNCFKCGESGHFARECPSSTS; from the exons ATGGCGAGAGTAAGAAAAAAATCTACTCCCGAAGAAGATGAACAAG AGAAAATCCTAAGGAAAGGGAAACGGAAATTAGCTTCTACTGTTGACGACGATGACG AAGAAGACATGGATGAGTTTGAGGTGGATGGGTTTTTAGTTGGTAGTGATGAAGACAAGGAAGATAGCGGTGAAGAAGATAATCCTAAGCAAACacaaaagaagaaaaagagaaa GAGATCGTCAAAAAACATTGTTCTTGATGACGATGATCTTGAATTGATCCGTGAGAACAAGAAAAAAATG AATGATGGGAAGCTGAAGAGGCTTAAAAAGACTGGCAAAGTTACCGAGCCGATGGAACAATCTTCTGATGATGAAG GATCTCTTAATGATCTTTTCGAAGATGTGACTGATGATTCTGAAGATGATATGTCAGATTTTATAGTGGACGAAGAGCCTGCTATCTATGGGAAGGGAGATTCTCTCAG ACCAAAAAAGTTTAAAGGCATGAAACATTCATCTTCGCTTTCAAAAGAAGCCAAACATAGATCTGGCAAGTCAGGCAATGATCCTAAAAATATGGACGTAGCTGGAGAGGGTAACTCTGTTGCTGATTCAGACTTACCTGAGAGGATACAG ATGATTGAGGACATTGTAGGATCTATTCCAGTTGACAGAATGAGTATTGAAGAAGAAAGTTCTTGGATACTACGCCAACTTGAATCCAACATAAATCCTTTCTTCAGTGAGGCCAAATCCTGTGGACTAGGTGATTCAGTAAATAGAGAGGATATTGTTAGGTTCTTGGAATTGTATCATATAAAGAAATATGAT ATTCCGTTTATTGCCATGTACCGTAAAGAACAATGCCCCAGTCTTCTGAGAGATGGTAAACAGGATGACTCAGAAAGCACATTATTGAATGATGGTGAGGGAAAACCTAAACTGAACTGGCACAAG ATACTCTGGATAATCAAGGAATTGGACATAAAATGGTTACATCTTCAGAAACGAAAGAGCATGCTCCAAAGATACTATAACAAACATTTTGAGGATGAATGCCAAATGTCTTTCCTTGCCGAGGAATCCAGTTTCCACAAGCAGATTTTTGACTCGATCACCAATATGCTCGAGAAGGCTGAAACAGAGAAAGAGATTGATGATGTTGATATGAAGTTTAATTTGTATTTTCCACCAGCTGATGAGTTCTTAAGTAGTGGTTATAAAAGGCCTCTGATGAAGACATACTATTCCGATTGCAGAAAGGCAGGATTATCTTCACTTGCTAGGAAAATTGGAAATCCTGAGAAATTTAGTTCTCTAGTTACTCTTAACAGAGTG GGAGTTGCCAGTGAAGAAGATCCAGAGGAATCTCCAGAGGAGATGGCTGCAATATATACATGTGAAACTTTTCGAACTTCCGAAGCCGTACTTAAAGGCGCCAGGCACATG gCTTCCTTGATGTTAAGCTGTGAGATACCTTTCAGGAAACATGTCCGCAGCATATTTATGGATAAGGCTTTAGTATCAACTAGCCCTACATTGAAAGGAAATATAGCAATAGATTCCTTTCATGAATTTGCTGGGTTTAAGTGGCTGAAGGACAAACCTCTCTTGAAGTTTGAGGATTCTCAGTGGCTTCTCATTCAGAAGGGTGAAGAAGAGGAACTTCTTAAAGTTGAAATAAAGTTGCCTGATGATGCTGTAAAGGAGTTGTTGGCGATCTTCAACGATGCTTATCTCAAAGACTCTGAAGGAACATCTACTCAACTTTGGAATGAGCAGCGTAAATCAATCGTGCAGGATACTATTTCAAGCATTCTTTTGCCATCTATGGAGAAGGAAGCACGTGCGTTGTTAAATGCTAAGGCCAAAATCTGCTCATTAATGAAGTATGGGATGCAGTTTTGGAACAGAATCTCTGTGGCACCGTATCTAAACAATGACAATGCTGCTGCACAAGAGCGGGGAGTAGTGGCTTGTTGCTGGGGAAATGGTAAGCCAGGTACCACATTTGTCATGTTGGATTCTAAAGGCGAGTTGGTTGATATAATGCATGCCGGGTCACTGACACTGCGATCTCAGAATGTCAATGATCAGCAGCGCAGAAAAAGTGACCAGAAGTGTGTCCTCAAGTTCCTAACAATTCATCGACCAAAGGTTATTGTACTAGGAGCTGCCAATGCGACCTGTATAAGGTTGAAGGAGGACATCAATGAG ATTATTTCCATGATGTCTGAGGACAATTTTCAAGACGTCAGTCAAGAGATGAATGGACTACCAGCAGTTGTATTGGGGGACGAAGGCTTGCCACATCTCTATGAAGAGTCAGAGATATCAATGAGCCAGTTCCCCAGACAATATG GCATTGTAAAGAGAGCTGTGGCCCTTGGACGTTACCTTCTAAATCCACTGGCAATGGTTGCAACTCTCTGTGGAGTCAATAAAGAGGTATTGTCTTGGAAATTAAACCCTCTGGAGAGATTCCTATCAAGTGATGAGAAAATGGAGATGATAGAATGGATCATGATAGATATTACTAACCAAGTAGGTATAGACATAAATATGGGAATTAGACATGACTGGCTGTTGGCACCGTTGCTGTTTGTTTCTGGTCTTGGACCCACGAAAGCTGGTGTTTTGCACCGAGAACTACTTGGAGGTACAGATGTGAGAAATCGGAAGGACTTGGCTAAATTTGGACTGAACACAAAAAGGGTTTTCTGCAATGCTGTTGGTTTTTTACAGGTTTCTGGTGATGACCCAAATTTTATTGATACTGCTGGCAATATCCTTGACCGTACGAGAATTCATCCAGAGTCATATAGTCTTGCTGAGGAATTAGCTAAAGCTGTTGTTACTATACATTATGCTGATGCCAATGATACCCAAGTGAATGCAATTGAATGTATTCAAAATGAACCAAAACTGCTAGAGAGTTTTGATCTAAATGAATATGCTGATAGAATGGAAACTGAAAAAGGTGAATACAAAAGAGTTACTCTTTTTGACATGAAGATGGAACTAGTCCATGGATTTAATGATCCCAGAAGTCCTTATCAGGAACCGACTCAAGAGGATGAGTTCTACATGGTAACTGGAGAAACAGGGGTTGCACTGATTGAAGGAGAAAGAGTTCAGGCAACAGTTCGCCGTGTGCTGGCTCGTCAGGCATTCTGTGTGCTTGAATCTGGAATATCTGGAGTACTGTTTAAGGAGGACTTTTCAGATGATATTGGGGATATACCATTGACTGAAAAATTGCGTGAAGGCGTTGTGCTGAAATGCAAGATCAAACTAATTGATAAGAGTAGATGCCAGGTTAATCTGACATGTAAAGTGAGTGAATTGAAGAGTGTTGGTGATCAAAGTTTCCGCGACATGGATCCCTATTATTGTCAAGGAAACTTCGACTTGCTAAGTAAACAAGAGTCAACAGACAAAAAGGATGTAAATAAAAATTTCTTGTCGAGAAAAATTTCTCATCCCCATTTTCAGAATATAACTGCAGATCAGGCAAAGGAG TTCCTTGCAGAGAAGATCGTTGGGGAATTTATCTTCCACCCAAGTTCAAGGGGTCTATGTTATTTGACCCTATCTCTTAAATTTTTTGACGCACTTTATGTGCACAAAGACATTTTGGAAGGTGAGAAGAGTGATGATATGAATAGCTTGGTTGAACTTGGAAGGACATTAAAAGTAGGAGATGAAATATTTGAGAGCATAGATAAG GTTATTGAACTCTATGTCAACCCATTGGTAGTTCATCTGAAAGATTTGATTAATTTCCGAAAATTTAAAAAGGGCACCAAAGCGGAAGTTGACGAACTATTGAAACACGAGAAGGAGGAATATCCAAACAGGATACCATATGGCATTGGCATTTCGTTTGAGCATCCTGGGGTTTTTATATTGTCTTACATTAGAAGTACAAATCCACATCATGAGTATATTGCTCTCCATCCAAAAGGATTCAAATTCAGGAAGCAAATATTCAACAATGTTGAGCAGCTGATGGCATATTTCCAAAATCATATCAATGATAATGTTGCACGAGCAAATGACCAATCAAAAG ATTACAATGACAGTGGGGGTGGCCGCGGCCGCGGTCGTGGTCGTGGCGGGGGTGGTGGTTCATGCTACAAATGTGGTGAGTCGGGTCACATGGCTAGGGAGTGCACTCAGGAGGGTGGTGGAGGTGGAGGTGGAGGGAGGGGCGGTGGTGGTGGAACATGCTACAAATGTGGTGAGTCAGGTCACATGGCTAGGGAATGCACGCAAGAGGGTGGTGGAGGTGGAGGGAGGGGTGGCGGTGGAACATGCTACAAATGTGGTGAGTCAGGTCACATGGCTAGGGAATGCACTCAAGAGGGTGGCGGAGGTGGAGGAAGGGGTGGTGGTGGAACATGCTACAAATGTGGTGAGTCGGGTCATATGGCTAGGGAATGCACTCAGGAGGGTGGCGGAGGTGGAGGGAGAGGCGGCGGTGGTGGCGGAGCATGTTACAAATGTGGTGAGTCAGGTCACATGGCTAGGGAATGCACTCAAGAGGGCGGTGGAGGTGGAGGGAGGGGAGGTGGTTCATGCTACAAATGTGGTGAGTCAGGTCACATGGCTAGGGAATGCACTCAAGAGGGTGGTGGAGGTGGAGGGTGGAGCAGCAGTGGTGGGCGAAGAGGTGGAAGAGGCCGTGGCCGTGGACGTGGTTCTAGCTATAGCTCTTTCTCTCATGATGATAGCGTTGATGTCAACGATGGTGGTGGGTTTGGTACTTCAAATGGTGGGAGTGGATGGGGAGGAACTGGTGGTGGGAGTGGATGGGGAGGGAGTGGTGGTAAAAGTTGGGGTGGAAATAGTACTAATGAAGAAAGCAATCCCGAAAAAGGTGGTTGGGGGGTCACAGCTGCCGATAATGGTGGATCTGGAAATGATAATTCTGGATGGAGTTCCGCTCATGGGAAGAATGCAACCTCTTCTGGTGGTGAGAGTGGATGGGGAGCAACTGGTGGTAAAAGTTGGGGTGGAAATAGTTCTAACAAAGAAAGCAATACAACAGAAGGTGGTTGGGGAGTCACAACTGGATCGGGAAATGAAACAGGTGGTACAAGTTGGGGTGGAAATAGTACTAACAAAGAGAGCAATGCAACAAAAGGTGGTTGGGGAGTCACAACTGGATCTGGAAATGAAATTGGTGGTAAAAGTTGGGGTGGAAATAGTACTAACAAAGAGAGCAATACAGCAGTAGGTAGTTGGGGAGTCATGGCTGGATCTGGAAATGAAACTGGGGGTAAAAGTTGGGGTGGTAATAGTACTAACAATGAAAGCAATACAACAGGAG GTGGTTGGGGAGTCACAACTGGATCTGGAAATGAAACAGGTGGTAAAAGTTGGGGAGAAAATAGTACTAACAAAGAGAGCAATGCAGCAGTAGGTGGTTGGGGAGTCACGGCTGGATCTGGAAATGAAACTGGTGGTAAAAGTTGGGGTGGTAATAGTACTAACAATGAAAGCAATACAACAGGAGGTGGTTGGGGAGTCATGGCTGGATCTGGAAATGAAACTGGTGGTAAAAGTTGGGGTGGTACTAGTACTAACAATGAAAGCAATACAACAGGAGGTGGTTGGGGAGTCACGGCTGCATCTGGAAATGAAACTGGTGGTAAAAGTTGGGGTGGAAATAGTACTAACAAAGAAAGCAATACAACAGAAGGTGGTTGGGGAGTCACAACTGGATCTGGAAATGAAACTGGTGGTAAAAGTTGGGGTGGAAATAGTACTAACAAAGAAAGCAATACAACAGGTGGTTGGGGAGTCACAACTGGATCTGGAAATCAAGATTCTGGATGGAGTTCTGGTCATTGGAAGAATGCAGCTCCTTCTGGTGGTGAGAGTGGATGGGGAGGGACTAATGGGGGAAGTGGATGGGGAGGTACTGGAGGGAGTGGGGGTAAAAGTTGGGGTGGAAGTAGTACATATGAAGAAAATAATACAGCAGAAGGCGGAGGCAGTGGCTATGGAGGCGGTGGTGGACGAGGAAGTGGACGAGGTGGTGGGGCGTGTTTCAAGTGTGGTGAATCGGGTCACATGGCTAGGGACTGCACCCAAGAGGGAGGTGGAGGGAGGGGTGGTGGTGGACGGGGAGGTGGTAGAGGTGGTGGGGCGTGCTTCAAATGTGGTGAATCAGGTCACATGGCTAGGGACTGCACCCAAGAGGGTGGTGGAGGTGGACGAGGAGGCGGAAGAGGTGGTGGGGCGTGCTTCAAGTGTGGTGAGTCGGGTCACATGTCTAGGGAATGCACCCAGAATGGTGGTGGAGGTGGAGGAGGATGGGGAGGCGGTGGACGAGGAGGCGGAAGAGGTGGTGGCGTGTGCTTCAAGTGTGGTGAGTCAGGGCACATGGCTAGGGAATGCACCCAGGAGGGTGGAGGAGGTGGAGGGAGGGGTAGTGGCGGTGGTGGAGCATGCTTCAAATGTGGCGAGTCTGGTCACATGGCTAGGGAATGCACCCAAGAGGGTGGCAGTGGCGGAGGTGGTGGAGGGAGGTATGGGGGCGGCGGCGGTGGAAACTGTTTCAAATGTGGGGAGTCTGGGCATTTTGCGAGAGAATGCCCATCCAGCACTAGTTGA